One Thunnus thynnus chromosome 18, fThuThy2.1, whole genome shotgun sequence genomic region harbors:
- the LOC137169459 gene encoding uncharacterized protein isoform X3 translates to MRERSRMVEFRRIQMLFLILVLQFSAAITGQRSSFTVRDGDEVTLSCENVLKDQDECDSTTWLFGGLRSTAVVALINFGQIGEDAKAKSGRLSVTADCSLVIKKVTVEDVGLYTCRQFKSGQQQGQDSQVDLSVVTMTEQKNNNEVMLSCSVSTYDACRHTVKWLFKGKDVNKDNKDLKTSQSTCSATVSFLTSHFICTSNHELLKCKVTDLYNGKVQLYNISPQLSCEKPGVAETTTEPETTTSTTQEDADATTATTESTTIQSSTKAATTITSATKDATITSQGWWWYIIVAVGLAALLLTVVVVVIRRKKTTGNNIQMDENTDDPEGGVSYASISYTRKTDSKARVRGKDDADEDDAVTYSTVKASSSSAAASTDPSSLYTTIG, encoded by the exons atgagagagagaagcaggatGGTTGAATTCAGACGGattcaaatgttgtttctgATACTGGTGCTTCAGTTTTcag CAGCCATAACTGGACAACgttcctccttcactgtgagagatggagatgaagttACTTTGTCctgtgaaaatgtgttaaagGATCAGGATGAATGTGACAGTACTACCTGGCTCTTTGGTGGTTTAAGAAGCACAGCAGTAGTAGCGCTGATTAACTTTGGGCAGATTGGTGAAGACGCCAAAGCTAAATCAGGCAGACTGAGTGTTACAGCGGACTGTTCTCTGGTTATAAAGAAGGTCACAGTTGAGGATGTTGGTCTTTACACCTGCAGACAGTTCAAATCAGGACAACAACAAGGTCAAGACTCTCAGGTTGATCTGTCTGTTGTtacca TGACTGAACAAAAGAACAATAATGAGGTGATGTTAAGCTGCTCTGTGTCGACATATGATGCATGCAGACATACAGTGAAGTGGCTGTTTAAGGGTAAAGATGTGAACAAAGATAACAAAGACTTGAAGACATCACAGTCTACCTGTTCAGCCACTGTGTCCTTCCTGACTTCTCATTTTATTTGCACATCAAATCATGAGTTACTGAAGTGTAAAGTCACAGATCTCTACAATGGAAAAGTGCAGCTGTATAACATCAGTCCTCAGTTGTCATGTGAGAAACCAG GTGTGgctgaaacaacaacagaaccTGAAACAACGACATCAACAACACAAGAAG ATGCAGACgccacaacagcaacaactgaATCAACAACAATTCAAAGCAGCACAAAGGCAGCTACAACCATAACATCTGCAACCAAAGATGCTACAATTACATCACAAG gTTGGTGGTGGTACATCATTGTGGCTGTGGGTTTAGCAGCACTCTTACTAACTGTTGTTGTGGTTGTCATCAGACGGAAGAAAACTACAG gGAACAACATACAGATGGATGAAAACACT GATGATCCTGAAGGTGGTGTTTCCTATGCCTCCATCAGCTACACAAGGAAGACCGACAGTAAAGCCCGG GTTCGGGGCAAAGATGAtgctgatgaagatgatgcaGTGACCTACAGCACTGTAAAAGcgtcctcctcttctgctgctgcctccactgATCCCAGCAGCCTCTACACTACCATCGGCtaa
- the LOC137169639 gene encoding fatty acid-binding protein, brain, which yields MVDAFCATWKLVDSENFDEYMKALGVGFATRQVGNVTKPTVIVSQEGDKLVIRTQSTFKNTEISFKLGEEFDETTADDRNCKSLVTMEGDKLVHVQKWDGKETKFVREIKDGKLVMNLTFEDIHAVRTYEKA from the exons ATGGTCGACGCCTTCTGTGCCACTTGGAAACTGGTTGACAGTGAGAATTTTGATGAGTACATGAAAGCTCTCG GTGTGGGCTTCGCCACCAGGCAAGTTGGTAATGTGACCAAGCCGACGGTGATCGTCAGCCAGGAGGGCGACAAGCTGGTGATCCGCACCCAGAGCACCTTCAAAAACACAGAGATCTCCTTCAAACTGGGAGAGGAGTTTGATGAAACCACCGCTGATGACAGAAACTGCAAA tcCTTGGTGACTATGGAGGGAGACAAGCTGGTCCACGTCCAGAAGTGGGACGGCAAAGAGACCAAGTTCGTCAGAGAAATCAAGGACGGCAAGCTGGTCATG AACTTGACCTTTGAAGACATCCATGCGGTGCGTACCTACGAGAAGGCATGA
- the LOC137169461 gene encoding uncharacterized protein isoform X3 yields MRERSRMVEFRRIQMLFLILVLQFSAVTGQYSSFTVRDGDEVTLSCENVMTDQDKCDSTTWLFSGSGTTKIMFEHGKIHEEAKSKSDRLSVTANCSLVIKKVTVEDAGLYTCRQFKSGQQQGQDSQVDLSVVTMTEYKNNNEVTLNCSVLTYDECRHTVKWLYRGNDWDINTRHTQTSQSTCSTTASLHTSHFIYTSNYKLLKCEVTDLNNGKVQLYNFSPQLSCEKPGAYATTATTESTTIQSSTKAATTTTPATQDATITPQDCSALSYIMLVMCVAELLLITVITVLLFRARGNQRPPDDNIDLNSVRSRTQPNQNQT; encoded by the exons atgagagagagaagcaggatGGTTGAATTCAGACGGATTCAAATGCTGTTTCTGATACTGGTGCTTCAGTTTTcag CCGTAACTGGACAATAttcctccttcactgtcagagatggagatgaagttactttgtcttgtgaaaatgtgatgactGATCAGGATAAATGTGACAGTACTACCTGGCTCTTCAGTGGTTCaggaacaacaaaaataatgtttgagCATGGGAAAATTCATGAAGAAGCCAAATctaaatcagacagactgagtgttacAGCGAACTGTTCTCTGGTTATAAAGAAGGTCACAGTTGAGGATGCTGGTCTTTACACCTGCAGACAGTTCAAGTCAGGACAACAACAAGGTCAAGACTCTCAGGTTGATCTGTCTGTTGTtacca TGACTGAATATAAGAACAATAATGAGGTGACGTTAAACTGCTCTGTGTTGACATATGAtgagtgcagacacacagtgaaGTGGCTGTATAGAGGAAACGACTGGGACATAAataccagacacacacagacatcacagTCTACCTGCTCAACCACTGCCTCCTTACACActtctcattttatttacacatcaaatTATAAGTTATTGAAGTGTGAAGTCACAGATCTAAACAATGGAAAAGTGCAGCTGTATAACTTCAGTCCTCAGTTGTCATGTGAGAAACCAG GTGCATACgccacaacagcaacaactgaATCAACAACAATTCAAAGCAGCACAAAGGCAGCTACAACCACAACACCTGCAACCCAAGATGCTACAATTACACCACAAG ATTGTTCTGCTCTGAGCTACATAATGTTGGTGATGTGTGTGGCTGAACTCCTCCTCATCACTGTGATTACTGTTCTTCTCTTCAGAGCTCGAG GGAACCAGAGACCACCTGATGACAACATT gatTTAAACTCAGTAAGAAGCCGAACTCAACCTAATCAAAACCAAACTTGA
- the LOC137169459 gene encoding papilin-like isoform X2 yields the protein MRERSRMVEFRRIQMLFLILVLQFSAITGQRSSFTVRDGDEVTLSCENVLKDQDECDSTTWLFGGLRSTAVVALINFGQIGEDAKAKSGRLSVTADCSLVIKKVTVEDVGLYTCRQFKSGQQQGQDSQVDLSVVTMTEQKNNNEVMLSCSVSTYDACRHTVKWLFKGKDVNKDNKDLKTSQSTCSATVSFLTSHFICTSNHELLKCKVTDLYNGKVQLYNISPQLSCEKPGVAETTTEPETTTSTTQEGVAETTTEPEMTSTTQEDADATTATTESTTIQSSTKAATTITSATKDATITSQGWWWYIIVAVGLAALLLTVVVVVIRRKKTTGNNIQMDENTDDPEGGVSYASISYTRKTDSKARVRGKDDADEDDAVTYSTVKASSSSAAASTDPSSLYTTIG from the exons atgagagagagaagcaggatGGTTGAATTCAGACGGattcaaatgttgtttctgATACTGGTGCTTCAGTTTTcag CCATAACTGGACAACgttcctccttcactgtgagagatggagatgaagttACTTTGTCctgtgaaaatgtgttaaagGATCAGGATGAATGTGACAGTACTACCTGGCTCTTTGGTGGTTTAAGAAGCACAGCAGTAGTAGCGCTGATTAACTTTGGGCAGATTGGTGAAGACGCCAAAGCTAAATCAGGCAGACTGAGTGTTACAGCGGACTGTTCTCTGGTTATAAAGAAGGTCACAGTTGAGGATGTTGGTCTTTACACCTGCAGACAGTTCAAATCAGGACAACAACAAGGTCAAGACTCTCAGGTTGATCTGTCTGTTGTtacca TGACTGAACAAAAGAACAATAATGAGGTGATGTTAAGCTGCTCTGTGTCGACATATGATGCATGCAGACATACAGTGAAGTGGCTGTTTAAGGGTAAAGATGTGAACAAAGATAACAAAGACTTGAAGACATCACAGTCTACCTGTTCAGCCACTGTGTCCTTCCTGACTTCTCATTTTATTTGCACATCAAATCATGAGTTACTGAAGTGTAAAGTCACAGATCTCTACAATGGAAAAGTGCAGCTGTATAACATCAGTCCTCAGTTGTCATGTGAGAAACCAG GTGTGgctgaaacaacaacagaaccTGAAACAACGACATCAACAACACAAGAAG GTGTGgctgaaacaacaacagaaccTGAAATGACATCAACAACACAAGAAG ATGCAGACgccacaacagcaacaactgaATCAACAACAATTCAAAGCAGCACAAAGGCAGCTACAACCATAACATCTGCAACCAAAGATGCTACAATTACATCACAAG gTTGGTGGTGGTACATCATTGTGGCTGTGGGTTTAGCAGCACTCTTACTAACTGTTGTTGTGGTTGTCATCAGACGGAAGAAAACTACAG gGAACAACATACAGATGGATGAAAACACT GATGATCCTGAAGGTGGTGTTTCCTATGCCTCCATCAGCTACACAAGGAAGACCGACAGTAAAGCCCGG GTTCGGGGCAAAGATGAtgctgatgaagatgatgcaGTGACCTACAGCACTGTAAAAGcgtcctcctcttctgctgctgcctccactgATCCCAGCAGCCTCTACACTACCATCGGCtaa
- the LOC137169461 gene encoding uncharacterized protein isoform X2, with the protein MRERSRMVEFRRIQMLFLILVLQFSAINGQRSFSTFRDGDEVTLSCQNVLKDQDKCDSTTWLFGDLTSTATVVLIELGQIGEEAKAKSDRLSVTANCSLIIKKVTVEDAGRYICIQFKSGRQQGQDSQVDLSVVTMTEYKNNNEVTLNCSVSTRGRCRHTVKWLYQGKDVDKDNKDLKTSQSSCSVTVSFLTSHFICTSNHEFLKCEVTDLYNRKVQLYNISPQLSCEKPGVAETTTEPETTSTTQEDCSALSYIMLVMRVAELLLITVITVLLFRARGNQRPPDDNIVLNSVRSRTAKRSGPAASQEQNDEDDGAVNYENFGETSTSVRLH; encoded by the exons atgagagagagaagcaggatGGTTGAATTCAGACGGattcaaatgttgtttctgATACTGGTGCTTCAGTTTTcag CCATAAATGGACAACGTTCCTTCTCCACTttcagagatggagatgaagttACTTTGTCTTGTCAAAATGTGTTAAAGGATCAGGATAAATGTGACAGTACTACCTGGCTCTTTGGTGATTTAACAAGCACAGCAACAGTAGTGCTGATTGAACTTGGGCAGATTGGTGAAGAAGCCAAAGctaaatcagacagactgagtgttacAGCGAACTGTTCTCTGATTATAAAGAAGGTCACAGTTGAGGATGCTGGTCGTTACATCTGCATACAGTTCAAATCAGGACGACAACAAGGTCAAGACTCTCAGGTTGATCTGTCTGTTGTtacca TGACTGAATATAAGAACAATAATGAGGTGACGTTAAACTGCTCTGTGTCGACACGTGGACGgtgtagacacacagtgaaGTGGTTGTATCAGGGTAAAGATGTGGACAAAGATAACAAAGACTTGAAGACATCACAGTCTTCCTGTTCAGTCACTGTGTCCTTCCTGACTTCTCATTTTATTTGCACATCAAATCATGAGTTTTTGAAGTGTGAAGTCACAGATCTCTACAATAGAAAAGTGCAGCTGTATAACATCAGTCCTCAGTTGTCATGTGAGAAACCAG GTGTGgctgaaacaacaacagaacctgaaacaacatcaacaacacaagAAG ATTGTTCTGCTCTGAGCTACATAATGTTGGTGATGCGTGTGGCTGAACTCCTCCTCATCACTGTGATTACTGTTCTTCTCTTCAGAGCTCGAG GGAACCAGAGACCACCTGATGACAACATT gttttAAACTCAGTAAGAAGCCGAACAGCGAAGCGTTCTGGTCCAGCAGCCAGTCAG gagcagaatgatgaagatgatggtgCGGTGAACTATGAAAACTTTGGAGAAACTTCTACTTCTGTCAGACTCCACTGA
- the LOC137169460 gene encoding uncharacterized protein, translating into MRERSRMVEFRRIQMLFLILVLQFSAAITGQHSSLTVRDGDEVTLSCENVLKNQDKCDSTTWLFVGLRSTAAVELIKLGQIGEEAKAKSDRLSVTVNCSLVIKKVTVEDVGLYTCRQLKSGQQQGQDSQVDLSVVTMTEYKNNDEVMLSCSVSTHDECRHTVKWVYQGKDVDKDDKDLKTSQSTCSVTVSFLTSHFICTSNHELLKCEVTDPNSGKVQLYNFSPQLSGEKPGVAETTTEPETMTSTTQEDADTTTATTESTTIQSSTKAATTTTPATKDATITSQGWWWYIIVAVGLAALLLTVVVVVIRRKKTTGNNIQIDENTDDPEGGVSYASISYTRKTDSKARVRGKDDADKDDAVTYSTVKASSSSAAASTDPDKLYATIS; encoded by the exons atgagagagagaagcaggatGGTTGAATTCAGACGGattcaaatgttgtttctgATACTGGTGCTTCAGTTTTcag CAGCCATAACTGGACAACATTCCTCCTTAactgtcagagatggagatgaagttactttgtcttgtgaaaatgtgttaaagAATCAGGATAAATGTGACAGTACTACCTGGCTCTTTGTTGGTTTAagaagcacagcagcagtagagCTGATTAAACTTGGGCAGATTGGTGAAGAAGCCAAAGctaaatcagacagactgagtgttacAGTGAACTGTTCTCTGGTTATAAAGAAGGTCACAGTTGAGGATGTTGGTCTTTACACCTGCAGACAGCTCAAATCAGGACAACAACAAGGTCAAGACTCTCAGGTTGATCTGTCTGTTGTtacca TGACTGAATATAAGAACAATGATGAGGTGATGTTAAGCTGCTCTGTGTCGACACATGATGagtgtagacacacagtgaaGTGGGTGTATCAGGGTAAAGATGTGGACAAAGATGACAAAGACTTGAAGACATCACAGTCTACCTGTTCAGTCACTGTGTCCTTCCTGACTTCTCATTTTATTTGCACATCAAATCATGAGTTATTGAAGTGTGAAGTCACAGATCCCAACAGTGGAAAAGTGCAGCTGTATAACTTCAGTCCTCAGTTGTCTGGTGAGAAACCAG GTGTGgctgaaacaacaacagaaccTGAAACAATGACATCAACAACACAAGAAG ATGCAGACaccacaacagcaacaactgaATCAACAACAATTCAAAGCAGCACAAAGGCAGCTACAACCACAACACCTGCAACCAAAGATGCTACAATTACATCACAAG gTTGGTGGTGGTACATCATTGTGGCTGTGGGTTTAGCAGCACTCTTACTAACTGTTGTTGTGGTTGTCATCAGACGGAAGAAAACTACAG gGAACAACATACAGATAGATGAAAACACT GATGATCCTGAAGGTGGTGTTTCCTACGCCTCCATCAGCTACACAAGGAAGACCGACAGTAAAGCCCGG GTTCGGGGCAAAGATGATGCTGATAAAGATGATGCAGTGACCTACAGCACTGTAAaagcttcctcctcttctgctgcaGCCTCCACTGATCCCGACAAGCTCTACGCTACCATCAGCtaa
- the LOC137169459 gene encoding papilin-like isoform X1 produces the protein MRERSRMVEFRRIQMLFLILVLQFSAAITGQRSSFTVRDGDEVTLSCENVLKDQDECDSTTWLFGGLRSTAVVALINFGQIGEDAKAKSGRLSVTADCSLVIKKVTVEDVGLYTCRQFKSGQQQGQDSQVDLSVVTMTEQKNNNEVMLSCSVSTYDACRHTVKWLFKGKDVNKDNKDLKTSQSTCSATVSFLTSHFICTSNHELLKCKVTDLYNGKVQLYNISPQLSCEKPGVAETTTEPETTTSTTQEGVAETTTEPEMTSTTQEDADATTATTESTTIQSSTKAATTITSATKDATITSQGWWWYIIVAVGLAALLLTVVVVVIRRKKTTGNNIQMDENTDDPEGGVSYASISYTRKTDSKARVRGKDDADEDDAVTYSTVKASSSSAAASTDPSSLYTTIG, from the exons atgagagagagaagcaggatGGTTGAATTCAGACGGattcaaatgttgtttctgATACTGGTGCTTCAGTTTTcag CAGCCATAACTGGACAACgttcctccttcactgtgagagatggagatgaagttACTTTGTCctgtgaaaatgtgttaaagGATCAGGATGAATGTGACAGTACTACCTGGCTCTTTGGTGGTTTAAGAAGCACAGCAGTAGTAGCGCTGATTAACTTTGGGCAGATTGGTGAAGACGCCAAAGCTAAATCAGGCAGACTGAGTGTTACAGCGGACTGTTCTCTGGTTATAAAGAAGGTCACAGTTGAGGATGTTGGTCTTTACACCTGCAGACAGTTCAAATCAGGACAACAACAAGGTCAAGACTCTCAGGTTGATCTGTCTGTTGTtacca TGACTGAACAAAAGAACAATAATGAGGTGATGTTAAGCTGCTCTGTGTCGACATATGATGCATGCAGACATACAGTGAAGTGGCTGTTTAAGGGTAAAGATGTGAACAAAGATAACAAAGACTTGAAGACATCACAGTCTACCTGTTCAGCCACTGTGTCCTTCCTGACTTCTCATTTTATTTGCACATCAAATCATGAGTTACTGAAGTGTAAAGTCACAGATCTCTACAATGGAAAAGTGCAGCTGTATAACATCAGTCCTCAGTTGTCATGTGAGAAACCAG GTGTGgctgaaacaacaacagaaccTGAAACAACGACATCAACAACACAAGAAG GTGTGgctgaaacaacaacagaaccTGAAATGACATCAACAACACAAGAAG ATGCAGACgccacaacagcaacaactgaATCAACAACAATTCAAAGCAGCACAAAGGCAGCTACAACCATAACATCTGCAACCAAAGATGCTACAATTACATCACAAG gTTGGTGGTGGTACATCATTGTGGCTGTGGGTTTAGCAGCACTCTTACTAACTGTTGTTGTGGTTGTCATCAGACGGAAGAAAACTACAG gGAACAACATACAGATGGATGAAAACACT GATGATCCTGAAGGTGGTGTTTCCTATGCCTCCATCAGCTACACAAGGAAGACCGACAGTAAAGCCCGG GTTCGGGGCAAAGATGAtgctgatgaagatgatgcaGTGACCTACAGCACTGTAAAAGcgtcctcctcttctgctgctgcctccactgATCCCAGCAGCCTCTACACTACCATCGGCtaa
- the LOC137169458 gene encoding homeodomain-interacting protein kinase 2-like, with protein sequence MASDRHNPPPKKNTLSFKLPTNYKCLEIVGKGSFGVVAKCYKRDSGETVAVKISRNTSNAKKELSMLQNLMRQELDKHNIVRFQEWFQMDKRTALVFEILDISLHDRWRKRILVPIQLQDVRTVVQQLATALNALKNVGVIHTDIKMDNIMLVDHLRLPFRVKLIDFGLAILRSEARQGGLYQTCYCRSPEIILGAPFSEAIDMWSLGCVMAAMLGVILFPGTSEHDLIRYMIDLLGQPDDNYLDSGIKSRLFFEKQSSGRWSLKIGEDTENPKYQRTYKFRSLDALKKLDLDDEAQAEVADRWECIELLKEMLKMNPGERISPSQVLSHPFIIKSHLKDISLSTYTSPPEYVDEWPRESKKSSCQGLWTTAREEISKTSNCSVGIFWSALTTRKHQDVLDQPTNSGRSQVIWMTADVLESIDSTADIIHSSLTTTPLEDVPDRLMNSENSSSPEDWTTAREEFSENVNSSPGLFWSMSPLEDFLDFPTDSGTS encoded by the exons ATGGCATCAGACAGACACAATCCACctcctaaaaaaaacactctgtcCTTCAAACTCCCCACAAACTACAAGTGTCTGGAAATTGTGGGGAAGGGAAGCTTTGGAGTTGTGGCAAAATGTTATAAACGAGACTCCGGGGAGACTGTGGCTGTAAAAATATCCAGAAACACCAGCAATGCAAAGAAAGAG TTGTCAATGCTGCAAAACCTCATGAGGCAAGAACTGGATAAGCACAACATTGTCCGGTTTCAAGAGTGGTTCCAAATGGACAAAAGAACTGCACTGGTGTTTGAGATACTAGACATCAGCCTTCATGATCGCTGGAGAAAGAGAATTTTAGTTCCTATTCAGTTACAGGATGTCAGAACTGTCGTCCAGCAG ttgGCCACTGCACTCAATGCTCTGAAGAACGTTGGTGTGATCCACACAGATATCAAAATGGACAATATCATGCTGGTGGATCATCTCAGGCTGCCCTTCAGGGTGAAGCTTATTGACTTTGGCTTGGCAATTCTCAGATCAGAAGCCCGACAGGGAGGTTTATATCAAACTTGTTACTGCAG GTCACCAGAAATTATTCTAGGGGCACCATTCTCCGAGGCAATCGACATGTGGTCGCTGGGGTGTGTTATGGCGGCAATGCTTGGTGTGATCCTTTTCCCTGGCACCTCTGAACATGACTTG ATAAGATACATGATCGACCTCCTCGGCCAACCAGATGATAACTATCTGGATTCAGGGATAAAATCAAGactgttttttgaaaaacagtCTAGCGGTCGGTGGAGTTTGAAG ATAGGCGAAGATACTGAGAACCCCAAATACCAGAGGACCTACAAATTCCGCTCTCTGGATGCTCTGAAAAAG TTGGATTTGGATGACGAGGCCCAGGCAGAAGTGGCGGACAGATGGGAGTGCATCGAGCTCTTAAAAGAGATGCTCAAAATGAATCCAGGAGAGAGGATTTCCCCGAGCCAAGTCCTCAGCCATCCCTTTATTATCAAGAGCCATCTGAAGGATAtctctct GTCAACATACACATCGCCCCCAGAGTATGTGGATGAGTGGCCCAGGGAGTCCAAGAAGAGCAGCTGTCAAGGTCTGTGGACGACAGCCAGGGAGGAAATTTCCAAGACCAGTAACTG CTCTGTTGGCATCTTCTGGTCAGCTTTAACTACGAGAAAACACCAAGACGTCCTGGATCAGCCCACTAACTCAGGCAGATCTCAAGTGATTTGGATGACAGCAGACGTACTTGAGAGCATCGACAG CACTGCTGACATCATCCACTCCTCTTTAACAACAACTCCACTGGAGGATGTCCCGGATCGGCTGATGAATTCAGAAAACAGCAGCTCTCCAGAAGATTGGACAACAGCCAGGGAGGAGTTTTCTGAGAACGTTAACAG CTCTCCTGGACTTTTCTGGTCAATGTCTCCTCTTGAAGATTTCCTGGATTTTCCCACCGATTCAGGAACATCTTGA
- the LOC137169461 gene encoding uncharacterized protein isoform X1 has protein sequence MRERSRMVEFRRIQMLFLILVLQFSAVTGQYSSFTVRDGDEVTLSCENVMTDQDKCDSTTWLFSGSGTTKIMFEHGKIHEEAKSKSDRLSVTANCSLVIKKVTVEDAGLYTCRQFKSGQQQGQDSQVDLSVVTMTEYKNNNEVTLNCSVLTYDECRHTVKWLYRGNDWDINTRHTQTSQSTCSTTASLHTSHFIYTSNYKLLKCEVTDLNNGKVQLYNFSPQLSCEKPGAYATTATTESTTIQSSTKAATTTTPATQDATITPQGVAETTTEPETTSTTQEDCSALSYIMLVMRVAELLLITVITVLLFRARGNQRPPDDNIVLNSVRSRTAKRSGPAASQEQNDEDDGAVNYENFGETSTSVRLH, from the exons atgagagagagaagcaggatGGTTGAATTCAGACGGATTCAAATGCTGTTTCTGATACTGGTGCTTCAGTTTTcag CCGTAACTGGACAATAttcctccttcactgtcagagatggagatgaagttactttgtcttgtgaaaatgtgatgactGATCAGGATAAATGTGACAGTACTACCTGGCTCTTCAGTGGTTCaggaacaacaaaaataatgtttgagCATGGGAAAATTCATGAAGAAGCCAAATctaaatcagacagactgagtgttacAGCGAACTGTTCTCTGGTTATAAAGAAGGTCACAGTTGAGGATGCTGGTCTTTACACCTGCAGACAGTTCAAGTCAGGACAACAACAAGGTCAAGACTCTCAGGTTGATCTGTCTGTTGTtacca TGACTGAATATAAGAACAATAATGAGGTGACGTTAAACTGCTCTGTGTTGACATATGAtgagtgcagacacacagtgaaGTGGCTGTATAGAGGAAACGACTGGGACATAAataccagacacacacagacatcacagTCTACCTGCTCAACCACTGCCTCCTTACACActtctcattttatttacacatcaaatTATAAGTTATTGAAGTGTGAAGTCACAGATCTAAACAATGGAAAAGTGCAGCTGTATAACTTCAGTCCTCAGTTGTCATGTGAGAAACCAG GTGCATACgccacaacagcaacaactgaATCAACAACAATTCAAAGCAGCACAAAGGCAGCTACAACCACAACACCTGCAACCCAAGATGCTACAATTACACCACAAG GTGTGgctgaaacaacaacagaacctgaaacaacatcaacaacacaagAAG ATTGTTCTGCTCTGAGCTACATAATGTTGGTGATGCGTGTGGCTGAACTCCTCCTCATCACTGTGATTACTGTTCTTCTCTTCAGAGCTCGAG GGAACCAGAGACCACCTGATGACAACATT gttttAAACTCAGTAAGAAGCCGAACAGCGAAGCGTTCTGGTCCAGCAGCCAGTCAG gagcagaatgatgaagatgatggtgCGGTGAACTATGAAAACTTTGGAGAAACTTCTACTTCTGTCAGACTCCACTGA